In Ciona intestinalis unplaced genomic scaffold, KH HT000122.2, whole genome shotgun sequence, the following proteins share a genomic window:
- the LOC100175289 gene encoding prolyl 3-hydroxylase OGFOD1-like, with translation MASGKLLKLPQNVYKPQLNNVMQDEKVKKNIENVFQRKNKNIDSGTQDIIDCSSFPFPYCVIKDFLCLPTNNDPANEFVAQLRQQLLKLSFTPKSNDLYKFSQTSELVGKPEDKGETLNPISNLLPHFTSLLRKKLLPWLREVTSIELNDDVDMFCAQYSDTDYLLCHDDELEFRRVAYVYYLTPDWSMEEGGALQLFDSKQFENNGTTIYDPTSVVRSIVPTFNSLVLFEVCPTSFHQVQEIVTSSKTRLSLTGWFHGPTKPRPPRVTDAMPPMNHYLPSNENTPLLPEWLDPSYLNIGTQATIQEQFTEDSEIQLNNFLLQEKYNALCDAVKFLRNRKELWETCGPPSKQFYHKLKISMNDQPTATNEDPSMTSSMTIVRDIIQLFHSEEMFLFLSNVTGLSFHPMTIDSDDDDEETNGKRQKLDEGLVPGTYSTCRFEVRRWEKGSYRLLRDNDYERGEFSLDVNLFLNVGDWCEDNGGCLSYIADNEDEELLTIVPSSNNLSVAYRDSGAIRFVKYINHLAPHEIYDVSMSYVQ, from the exons ATGGCGAGCGGCAAATTGTTGAAGTTGCcacaaaatgtttacaaacCTCAGCTTAATAATGTAATGCAAGATGAGAAAGTGAAGAAAAATATCGAAAACGTTTTTCAacgaaagaataaaaatatag ATTCCGGAACCCAGGACATAATTGATTGTTCTTCTTTCCCGTTCCCTTATTGTGTCATAAAGGactttctttgtttgccaACAAACAATG ATCCAGCCAATGAGTTTGTCGCCCAGCTTCGACAACAATTACTTAAATTAAGCTTCACCCCAAAATCGAACGATCTTTATAAATTCTCGCAAACATCTGAACTTGTTGGGAAACCTGAAGATAAAGGGG AAACCCTCAACCCCATTTCCAATCTCCTCCCTCACTTTACATCCCTGCTGCGTAAGAAGTTGTTGCCGTGGTTACGTGAGGTCACTTCAATCGAACTTAACGATGACGTCGACATGTTTTGCGCTCAGTATTCAGACACAG ATTATTTGCTTTGTCATGATGACGAGCTTGAATTTCGCCGAGTCGCTTACGTTTATTATCTGACACCGGATTGGTCGATGGAAGAGGGCGGGGCACTTCAACTTTTTGATTCAAAACAGTTTGAAAATAATGGAACAA CCATATATGATCCCACCTCTGTGGTTCGCTCGATCGTCCCGACTTTTAATTCTTTGGTTTTATTCGAAGTTTGCCCAACTTCTTTCCACCAG GTGCAGGAGATTGTTACATCATCAAAGACGCGATTGTCACTCACGGGTTGGTTTCACGGCCCCACGAAGCCACGACCTCCACGAGTGACAGACGCCATGCCACCAATGAACCATTACTTGCCATCGAACGAG AACACCCCGTTACTCCCAGAATGGTTGgatccatcttacctcaacatTGGAACACAAGCCACGATACAAGAACAATTCACCGAAGATTCAGAAATTCAAttgaacaactttttattg CAAGAAAAATACAACGCCCTTTGTGACGCGGTTAAATTTCTACGAAACCGCAAGGAATTATGGGAAACCTGCGGACCACCGAGCAAACAGTTTTACCATAAATTAAAGATTTCTATGAATGATCAACCAACCGCGACTAACGAAGATCCCTCTATGACATCGTCAATGACGATTGTTCGCGATATAATTCAATTGTTTCATTCCGAggaaatgtttttgtttctttcaaACGTAACAG gATTATCGTTTCACCCAATGACAATCGATTCGGACGATGACGACGAGGAAACAAACGGGAAACGACAGAAACTCGATGAGGGGCTGGTACCAGGGACGTACTCGACTTGCAG GTTCGAGGTCCGCCGTTGGGAGAAAGGAAGTTACCGATTGTTGCGCGACAACGATTACGAACGTGGAGAGTTTTCATTGGACGTCAATCTGTTTCTTAACGTCggag ATTGGTGTGAAGACAATGGGGGTTGTTTGTCGTATATCGCTGACAATGAAGACGAGGAG TTACTTACAATTGTGCCGAGTTCGAACAATTTATCCGTGGCGTATCGGGACAGTGGGGCGATTAGGTTCGTTAAGTATATAAACCATCTTGCCCCGCATGAAATATATGATGTTTCTATGTCTTATGTTCAATAG